In one Dunckerocampus dactyliophorus isolate RoL2022-P2 chromosome 9, RoL_Ddac_1.1, whole genome shotgun sequence genomic region, the following are encoded:
- the sowahca gene encoding ankyrin repeat domain-containing protein SOWAHC — MKMASRWTVQAVQEFLIERGGRVQQMELIDHFTAAWGGNDPLKEEEEALRSIVDMVGVVEVEGGVKFVCLKVECSKQSVMCVDAQCNGGMHDTPDNKGRVSGNRDNGLQTGTSGPSSTMDDVTQPNSQDPPAAPSHMSKTTTTPASVGAGEVKLRERRRRESAPLIGVPDRDHHAAGANIQPVRGARRVSKGAQRALLTSCLSEDSSIEGLDHRVDVNTPKGSRRNFIELMMNSSPQVRRSLINRGPRLRDSMRSDGDSSSLLSSATDEDCALVTLDPLEHEWMLCASDGLWESLQPLLFVEAGLVAKRDFVTGFTCLHWAAKQGKAELLSQLLTFAKDNAVPVNINVRSSAGYTPLHLAAMHGHTQVVRVLLADWEADPEARDYSGRRAIQYLPAPLAADLQEQGVVTSPEAESDNENASSSSRVRGWRFPKVLQGNLNPLRLLNPPAAGASEEAVGNGRTKGGMLRKSSLSRLNARLHRGRHRAQIIHSTSFRDTGEMGRGDELPSSPVRTRPLSNLFG; from the exons ATGAAGATGGCGTCCCGGTGGACGGTCCAAGCCGTGCAGGAGTTCCTAATCGAGCGAGGAGGGAGggtccagcagatggagctgaTCGATCACTTCACAGCGGCGTGGGGTGGAAATGACCCgctgaaggaggaggaggaggctctGAGGAGCATCGTGGACATGGTCGGCGTCGTGGAAGTGGAAGGCGGCGTGAAATTCGTGTGTCTCAAGGTTGAATGTAGCAAACAGTCGGTGATGTGCGTGGACGCGCAGTGCAACGGGGGCATGCACGACACACCGGACAACAAGGGCCGAGTCAGCGGCAACCGTGACAACGGCCTGCAAACAG GAACTTCTGGTCCGTCTTCCACTATGGATGACGTCACGCAGCCCAACAGCCAAGATCCACCTGCTGCCCCCTCCCACATGAGCAAGACCACCACCACTCCTGCTTCCGTCGGAGCAGGCGAGGTGAAGCTGAGAGAAAGGAGGAGGCGAGAGTCTGCCCCGCTTATCGGGGTGCCAGACCGGGACCACCATGCTGCAGGCGCCAACATCCAACCAGTCAGAGGGGCCCGCCGGGTGTCCAAAGGGGCCCAGCGAGCCTTGCTGACCAGTTGCCTGTCTGAGGACAGCTCCATAGAAGGTCTGGACCACAGAGTGGACGTGAACACACCCAAGGGGAGTCGGAGGAATTTCATCGAGCTGATGATGAATAGTTCTCCTCAG GTTCGAAGGTCTCTCATTAACCGAGGTCCGCGCCTTCGAGACTCGATGAGGAGCGACGGCGACTCGTCCTCTCTCCTCTCCTCGGCCACGGACGAGGATTGCGCCTTGGTGACTCTGGACCCGCTGGAGCATGAGTGGATGCTGTGCGCCTCAGACGGCCTGTGGGAGAGCCTGCAGCCCCTCCTGTTCGTGGAGGCCGGCCTCGTGGCCAAGAGGGACTTTGTCACGGGCTTCACTTGCCTCCACTGGGCGGCCAAGCAGGGCAAGGCTGAGCTGCTCTCCCAGTTGCTGACCTTCGCCAAGGACAATGCCGTGCCTGTGAACATCAATGTGAGGTCCAGCGCTGGTTACACGCCGCTGCACCTGGCGGCCATGCATGGACACACTCAG GTGGTACGTGTGCTGCTGGCGGACTGGGAGGCGGACCCCGAAGCGAGGGATTACAGCGGCAGGCGAGCCATCCAGTATCTCCCTGCGCCCCTGGCTGCAGACTTGCAGGAGCAAGGGGTAGTCACCTCACCAGAGGCTGAGTCCGACAATGAGAACGCAAGCAGCAGTAGCCGGGTGCGTGGCTGGCGCTTTCCCAAAGTCCTGCAGGGCAACCTAAACCCGCTCCGCCTCCTCAACCCACCAGCAGCCGGGGCCTCCGAGGAGGCGGTCGGGAACGGGAGGACAAAAGGGGGCATGCTGAGGAAGTCGTCCCTGAGCAGGCTTAACGCTCGGCTACATCGGGGGCGGCACAGGGCTCAGATCATCCACAGCACCTCTTTCAGGGACACGGGGGAAATGGGGAGAGGCGACGAGCTTCCCAGCAGCCCGGTACGAACACGACCACTCTCCAACTTGTTTGGATGA
- the akap17a gene encoding A-kinase anchor protein 17A isoform X1: MTTIVYDTTEAVCLSAEYNIYLKPIAKMTVSVTLPQLKLPGKSISNWEVMERVKAMVVPDQFAALRISKSTMDFIRFEGEVENKTVVKSLLSRLDGKSIKLSGFTDVLKVRAVENKVDFPTRHDWDSFFRDAKDMNETLPGERPDTIHLEGLPCRWFSQKQGNFPDRPSEEALVAVFESFGKVRNIDIPMLDPYREEMLDKNFNTFSFGGHLNFEAYVQYQEYCGFTKAMDTLRGMKLMLKGDDGKAVACNIKVSFDTTKHLSELAIKKRNLERLKLQELEKQREEQKRRKKEEEERRKEQERKQKEQEAEERERKKEERQRKREQKLQEREERKNLKRVRKQQEEEQKKLQMKIAMEERRLLLAQRNLESIRIIAELLARAKALKQEQLEKERAEREELERQEKARQEEELARRKQLEARRRKQQEELLRVELEKERALDLQRREKELRERLLSNMLKKSCEKPTRDTGSQEQADPTGREEASDAARENVTLVVLGQVNGMTAVEGMSKPGVPSDISGKGRGTKERKGSEDVKKTREENRKEEMRSRRSEENTRHHDSSHRDRSSRSHGRRRHSNGSRRRRSVSHQRTSSHHRRSYSPHRNRRRSHSHWSKSSSSSRDRSRSSSGRSYSRGRSRQDNSCRKYSRGSSRSSSRGRDRSRYRRGCRRRSYSRDRSHSRR; this comes from the exons ATGACTACCATTGTCTACGACACCACCGAGGCGGTGTGCCTTTCTGCAGAGTACAACATATACCTGAAGCCCATCGCCAAAATGACCGTCAGTGTGACGCTCCCGCAGCTCAAGTTGCCCGGAAAAAGCATCTCAAACTGGGAGGTGATGGAGAGGGTGAAGGCCATGGTGGTCCCCGACCAATTTGCAGCGCTGCGGATCTCCAAGAGTACCATGGACTTCATTCGTTTTGAGGGAGAAGTGGAGAACAAAACTGTGGTTAAAAGCCTGCTGAGTCGCCTGGATGGGAAGAGCATCAAGCTGAGTGGATTTACTGACGTCTTAAAG GTCCGAGCAGTTGAGAACAAAGTGGACTTCCCTACAAGGCACGACTGGGACTCGTTCTTTCGAGATGCCAAGGACATGAATGAGACTCTGCCGGGTGAGCGGCCGGACACGATTCACCTGGAAGGGCTGCCATGCCGCTGGTTCAGCCAGAAACAAGGCAACTTTCCGGATCGGCCGTCCGAGGAGGCCCTCGTCGCTGTCTTCGAGAGCTTTGGCAAG GTGCGAAACATCGACATCCCCATGCTGGATCCATACAGGGAGGAGATGCTGGACAAGAACTTCAATACCTTTAGTTTTGGAGGCCACCTGAACTTTGAGGCGTATGTCCAATACCAAGAGTACTGCGGCTTCACCAAGGCCATGGACACACTGCGTGGAATGAAGCTGATGCTGAAAGGAGATGACGGAAAGGCTGTCGCCTGCAACATAAAG GTGAGCTTTGACACCACCAAACATCTGAGCGAGCTGGCCATAAAGAAGCGAAACCTGGAGAGGCTCAAGCTGCAGGAGTTGGAAAAACAGCGAGAGGAGCAGAAGCGacggaagaaggaggaggaggagcgacGCAAAGAGCAGGAGCG GAAACAGAAAGAGCAGGAAGCAGAGGAAAGAGAGAGGAAGAAGGAGGAGAGGCAGCGGAAACGCGAGCAGAAGCTGCaggagagagaggagaggaagaaCCTGAAGAGGGTGAGGAAGCAGCAAGAGGAGGAGCAGAAGAAGCTTCAGATGAAGATCGCCATGGAGGAGAGGAGGCTGCTTCTGGCTCAGCGGAACCTGGAATCCATCCGGATTATTGCTGAGCTGCTGGCCAGAGCCAAG GCTCTCAAGCAGGAGcagctggagaaggaaagggCTGAACGCGAGGAACTTGAAAGGCAGGAAAAGGCTCGACAGGAGGAGGAACTGGCCCGTCGGAAGCAGCTTGAGGCCCGCCGCCGTAAGCAGCAGGAGGAGCTCCTCAGGGTGGAACTGGAGAAGGAGCGGGCTCTAGACCTCCAGCGGCGGGAGAAGGAGCTGAGAGAGAGGTTGCTCTCCAACATGTTGAAGAAGAGCTGTGAGAAACCCACCAGAGATACCGGCTCACAGGAACAGGCCGATCCTACAGGTAGGGAGGAGGCCTCTGATGCTGCCAGGGAAAATGTGACCCTGGTGGTCCTGGGCCAGGTGAACGGCATGACTGCAGTAGAGGGCATGTCCAAACCAGGTGTTCCTTCTGACATTTCAGGGAAAGGTAGAGGaacaaaggaaaggaaaggaagtgAGGATGTAAAGAAGACTCGGGAGGAGAACCGGAAAGAGGAGATGAGGAGCAGGCGCAGCGAAGAGAATACAAGGCACCACGACAGCTCACACAGAGACCGGAGCTCGAGGAGCCATGGTAGGAGGCGTCACTCCAACGGgagtagaagaagaaggagcGTCAGTCACCAGAGGACCTCCAGTCATCACAGGAGGAGCTACAGTCCACACCGGAACAGGAGGCGTAGCCACAGCCACTGGAGCAAGAGCTCCAGCTCCAGCcgggacaggagcaggagcaGCAGTGGGAGGAGCTACAgcagggggaggagccgccaGGACAACAGCTGCCGTAAATACAGCAGAGGGAGCTCCAGGAGCAGCAGCAGGGGCAGAGACAGGAGCCGCTACAGGCGTGGATGCAGGAGGCGCAGCTACAGCAGAGACAGGAGTCACTCCAGAAGATAA
- the akap17a gene encoding A-kinase anchor protein 17A isoform X2: MTTIVYDTTEAVCLSAEYNIYLKPIAKMTVSVTLPQLKLPGKSISNWEVMERVKAMVVPDQFAALRISKSTMDFIRFEGEVENKTVVKSLLSRLDGKSIKLSGFTDVLKVRAVENKVDFPTRHDWDSFFRDAKDMNETLPGERPDTIHLEGLPCRWFSQKQGNFPDRPSEEALVAVFESFGKVRNIDIPMLDPYREEMLDKNFNTFSFGGHLNFEAYVQYQEYCGFTKAMDTLRGMKLMLKGDDGKAVACNIKVSFDTTKHLSELAIKKRNLERLKLQELEKQREEQKRRKKEEEERRKEQERKQKEQEAEERERKKEERQRKREQKLQEREERKNLKRVRKQQEEEQKKLQMKIAMEERRLLLAQRNLESIRIIAELLARAKALKQEQLEKERAEREELERQEKARQEEELARRKQLEARRRKQQEELLRVELEKERALDLQRREKELRERLLSNMLKKSCEKPTRDTGSQEQADPTGKGRGTKERKGSEDVKKTREENRKEEMRSRRSEENTRHHDSSHRDRSSRSHGRRRHSNGSRRRRSVSHQRTSSHHRRSYSPHRNRRRSHSHWSKSSSSSRDRSRSSSGRSYSRGRSRQDNSCRKYSRGSSRSSSRGRDRSRYRRGCRRRSYSRDRSHSRR, encoded by the exons ATGACTACCATTGTCTACGACACCACCGAGGCGGTGTGCCTTTCTGCAGAGTACAACATATACCTGAAGCCCATCGCCAAAATGACCGTCAGTGTGACGCTCCCGCAGCTCAAGTTGCCCGGAAAAAGCATCTCAAACTGGGAGGTGATGGAGAGGGTGAAGGCCATGGTGGTCCCCGACCAATTTGCAGCGCTGCGGATCTCCAAGAGTACCATGGACTTCATTCGTTTTGAGGGAGAAGTGGAGAACAAAACTGTGGTTAAAAGCCTGCTGAGTCGCCTGGATGGGAAGAGCATCAAGCTGAGTGGATTTACTGACGTCTTAAAG GTCCGAGCAGTTGAGAACAAAGTGGACTTCCCTACAAGGCACGACTGGGACTCGTTCTTTCGAGATGCCAAGGACATGAATGAGACTCTGCCGGGTGAGCGGCCGGACACGATTCACCTGGAAGGGCTGCCATGCCGCTGGTTCAGCCAGAAACAAGGCAACTTTCCGGATCGGCCGTCCGAGGAGGCCCTCGTCGCTGTCTTCGAGAGCTTTGGCAAG GTGCGAAACATCGACATCCCCATGCTGGATCCATACAGGGAGGAGATGCTGGACAAGAACTTCAATACCTTTAGTTTTGGAGGCCACCTGAACTTTGAGGCGTATGTCCAATACCAAGAGTACTGCGGCTTCACCAAGGCCATGGACACACTGCGTGGAATGAAGCTGATGCTGAAAGGAGATGACGGAAAGGCTGTCGCCTGCAACATAAAG GTGAGCTTTGACACCACCAAACATCTGAGCGAGCTGGCCATAAAGAAGCGAAACCTGGAGAGGCTCAAGCTGCAGGAGTTGGAAAAACAGCGAGAGGAGCAGAAGCGacggaagaaggaggaggaggagcgacGCAAAGAGCAGGAGCG GAAACAGAAAGAGCAGGAAGCAGAGGAAAGAGAGAGGAAGAAGGAGGAGAGGCAGCGGAAACGCGAGCAGAAGCTGCaggagagagaggagaggaagaaCCTGAAGAGGGTGAGGAAGCAGCAAGAGGAGGAGCAGAAGAAGCTTCAGATGAAGATCGCCATGGAGGAGAGGAGGCTGCTTCTGGCTCAGCGGAACCTGGAATCCATCCGGATTATTGCTGAGCTGCTGGCCAGAGCCAAG GCTCTCAAGCAGGAGcagctggagaaggaaagggCTGAACGCGAGGAACTTGAAAGGCAGGAAAAGGCTCGACAGGAGGAGGAACTGGCCCGTCGGAAGCAGCTTGAGGCCCGCCGCCGTAAGCAGCAGGAGGAGCTCCTCAGGGTGGAACTGGAGAAGGAGCGGGCTCTAGACCTCCAGCGGCGGGAGAAGGAGCTGAGAGAGAGGTTGCTCTCCAACATGTTGAAGAAGAGCTGTGAGAAACCCACCAGAGATACCGGCTCACAGGAACAGGCCGATCCTACAG GGAAAGGTAGAGGaacaaaggaaaggaaaggaagtgAGGATGTAAAGAAGACTCGGGAGGAGAACCGGAAAGAGGAGATGAGGAGCAGGCGCAGCGAAGAGAATACAAGGCACCACGACAGCTCACACAGAGACCGGAGCTCGAGGAGCCATGGTAGGAGGCGTCACTCCAACGGgagtagaagaagaaggagcGTCAGTCACCAGAGGACCTCCAGTCATCACAGGAGGAGCTACAGTCCACACCGGAACAGGAGGCGTAGCCACAGCCACTGGAGCAAGAGCTCCAGCTCCAGCcgggacaggagcaggagcaGCAGTGGGAGGAGCTACAgcagggggaggagccgccaGGACAACAGCTGCCGTAAATACAGCAGAGGGAGCTCCAGGAGCAGCAGCAGGGGCAGAGACAGGAGCCGCTACAGGCGTGGATGCAGGAGGCGCAGCTACAGCAGAGACAGGAGTCACTCCAGAAGATAA